One genomic segment of Streptomyces sp. RKND-216 includes these proteins:
- a CDS encoding redoxin domain-containing protein, whose translation MRARTALPASVAAVLLALTGCGSSGSGTADDAGTVSPSASSSPAGQPADPEGSGTETGGSEVPEVLDFTATTVDGRPFDATTLAGKPTVLWFWAPWCPKCKAQAAETAEVAADHRDEVNVVGVAGLDSNTAMKGFVTDTGTGSFPHLSDEKGEVWKRFGVTEQSRYVLLDETGETVYEGVLPGGEGLAGKVAGLTG comes from the coding sequence ATGCGCGCCCGCACAGCCCTTCCGGCCTCCGTCGCCGCCGTCCTGCTCGCCCTGACCGGGTGCGGCTCGAGCGGCTCCGGCACCGCCGACGATGCGGGCACGGTCTCCCCGTCGGCGTCGTCCTCCCCCGCCGGGCAGCCCGCGGACCCCGAGGGGAGCGGCACGGAAACCGGCGGTTCCGAGGTGCCCGAGGTGCTCGACTTCACCGCGACCACCGTGGACGGCAGGCCCTTCGACGCCACGACGCTCGCCGGCAAGCCGACCGTGCTGTGGTTCTGGGCTCCGTGGTGCCCCAAGTGCAAGGCCCAGGCGGCCGAGACGGCCGAGGTCGCCGCCGACCACCGGGACGAGGTCAACGTCGTGGGAGTCGCCGGTCTCGACTCCAACACGGCGATGAAGGGCTTCGTCACCGACACAGGCACCGGATCGTTCCCGCACCTGTCCGACGAGAAGGGCGAGGTGTGGAAGCGGTTCGGCGTCACCGAGCAGAGCCGTTACGTCCTGCTCGACGAGACCGGCGAGACCGTCTACGAAGGTGTCCTGCCGGGTGGCGAGGGACTGGCCGGCAAGGTCGCCGGGCTCACCGGCTGA
- a CDS encoding cytochrome c biogenesis protein CcdA: MADLPLALALGAGMLAAVNPCGFALLPAYLSLLVLGDDSPGRSVAVGRALTATAAMTVGFAALFGVFGLAVQPVAGQVQQHLPWFTLVFGALLAAAGVRVLAGRRLPGMTPQLKRAPKVTRSLPSMALFGAAYATASLGCTIAPFLAIVVSAFRSGSAAGGMVLFVAYAAGMGLVVGAASLAVALTRSTAVPRLRRLGAIAPRLGGALLLLVGAYVAHYGWYELRVQDDPATADPVIDTAGAVQRALADALDAAGPAVIAALVALLLLVTLLIRRRGRTGRRVRADEPGAPERPV, translated from the coding sequence ATGGCCGACCTTCCCCTCGCGCTCGCGCTCGGCGCCGGCATGCTTGCCGCCGTCAACCCGTGCGGCTTCGCTCTGCTCCCCGCCTACCTCTCCCTGCTCGTCCTCGGTGACGACTCGCCCGGCCGATCCGTCGCCGTCGGCCGGGCCCTGACCGCCACCGCCGCGATGACCGTCGGATTCGCCGCACTCTTCGGCGTGTTCGGTCTGGCCGTCCAGCCCGTCGCCGGGCAGGTCCAACAGCACCTGCCCTGGTTCACCCTCGTCTTCGGTGCGCTGCTGGCCGCCGCCGGAGTCCGGGTGCTCGCCGGCCGGCGGCTGCCCGGCATGACTCCGCAGCTGAAGCGCGCACCGAAGGTGACGCGCTCCCTTCCCTCGATGGCGCTGTTCGGTGCGGCGTACGCCACCGCCTCCCTCGGCTGCACCATCGCCCCGTTCCTCGCGATCGTCGTCTCGGCCTTCCGCAGCGGCTCGGCCGCCGGCGGCATGGTGCTGTTCGTCGCCTACGCCGCGGGCATGGGCCTGGTGGTCGGCGCCGCGTCGCTGGCCGTCGCTCTCACCCGCAGCACGGCTGTCCCTCGCCTGCGGCGCCTCGGCGCGATCGCCCCGCGCCTCGGAGGAGCGCTGCTCCTCCTCGTCGGCGCCTACGTCGCCCACTACGGCTGGTACGAGCTCCGTGTTCAGGACGACCCCGCCACCGCGGATCCCGTGATCGACACGGCCGGCGCCGTCCAGCGCGCCCTCGCGGACGCCCTGGACGCTGCCGGGCCCGCCGTGATCGCCGCCCTCGTCGCGCTCCTGCTTCTCGTAACGCTGCTGATCCGCCGCCGTGGGCGCACGGGCCGGCGCGTCCGCGCGGACGAGCCCGGGGCGCCCGAGCGCCCGGTCTGA